The proteins below come from a single Parageobacillus thermoglucosidasius genomic window:
- the rsiW gene encoding anti-sigma-W factor RsiW — MKCPHNIVNLMHDYLDGDIEPNDAKILREHLQQCSACADHFNGLKKTVAFIQHASHLIPPADFTARVMAKLPKEKKMIRMRRWLQNHPFITAASLFVILTIGSLFTTWNEQRQFSVSAHENVIIRGHTVIVPKGEVVKGDIVVRNGSIKIEGKVEGNVTVIHGEKYLASAGQVTGELEEINQVFEWIWYNIKERVKDVMEVFE; from the coding sequence ATGAAATGTCCTCATAACATTGTAAACCTGATGCATGACTACTTAGATGGTGACATTGAGCCGAATGATGCAAAAATATTAAGGGAGCATTTGCAGCAATGTTCGGCATGCGCTGACCATTTTAACGGATTAAAGAAGACAGTGGCGTTTATCCAGCATGCGTCCCATCTCATCCCTCCTGCTGACTTTACGGCGCGTGTGATGGCAAAGCTGCCGAAAGAGAAGAAGATGATTCGTATGAGAAGGTGGCTACAAAACCATCCGTTCATTACCGCCGCCTCGCTGTTTGTTATTTTGACAATCGGCAGCCTGTTTACTACATGGAACGAACAAAGACAGTTTTCAGTTTCGGCACATGAAAATGTCATCATTCGCGGCCATACTGTGATCGTTCCGAAAGGTGAAGTTGTTAAAGGAGACATCGTCGTTCGCAACGGTTCTATAAAGATCGAAGGGAAAGTCGAAGGCAATGTTACCGTTATTCATGGTGAAAAATATTTAGCTTCTGCGGGACAAGTAACAGGAGAATTGGAAGAAATTAATCAAGTGTTTGAATGGATTTGGTATAATATTAAAGAGCGAGTAAAGGATGTTATGGAAGTGTTCGAATAG
- the sigW gene encoding RNA polymerase sigma factor SigW gives MEIFVKKRIKAIKKGDQNAYADIVDLYKDKIYRLCYRMLGNRHEAEDTAQEAFIRAYVNIHTYNPNMKFSSWLYRIATNLAIDKIRKKKPDAYLDEEISGTDGLTMYSQLSSSEASPEETLESLELQETVQKAIEKLPEKYRSVIVLRYIEDLSLQEISEILDLPLGTVKTRIHRGREALRKHLGHL, from the coding sequence ATGGAGATATTCGTGAAAAAGCGCATCAAAGCGATCAAAAAAGGGGATCAAAATGCTTACGCCGATATTGTAGACCTTTACAAAGACAAAATATACCGTTTATGTTACCGGATGCTCGGAAACCGCCACGAGGCGGAAGATACTGCTCAAGAGGCGTTTATTCGCGCTTATGTTAATATTCATACGTATAATCCAAACATGAAGTTTTCTTCATGGCTGTACCGAATTGCCACCAATTTAGCGATTGATAAAATTCGCAAGAAAAAACCCGATGCCTATTTAGACGAAGAGATAAGCGGCACAGACGGACTTACGATGTATTCGCAGCTTTCCTCTAGCGAAGCTTCTCCGGAAGAAACATTAGAAAGCTTGGAACTGCAGGAAACCGTGCAAAAAGCGATTGAAAAGCTTCCTGAAAAGTATCGCAGCGTTATTGTATTAAGGTATATAGAAGATTTATCGTTGCAGGAGATTAGCGAAATTTTGGATTTGCCGCTCGGCACCGTCAAAACAAGAATTCATCGCGGCAGGGAAGCGTTGCGAAAGCATTTGGGCCATTTATGA
- the glmS gene encoding glutamine--fructose-6-phosphate transaminase (isomerizing) — translation MCGIVGYIGQHDVKEILLRGLEKLEYRGYDSAGIAMLNEEGIHLFKEKGRIADLRAVVDPNTSATLGIGHTRWATHGAPSRINAHPHQSASGRFTLVHNGVIENYAILQQEYLQDVALKSDTDTEIIVQLVEKFVNDGLSVEEAFRKTLTLLKGSYAIAMIDAENQEVIYVAKNKSPLLVGIGNGFNVVASDAMAMLQVTNQFVELMDKEMVVVTRESMTIKNLNGDIIERAPFTAELDASDIEKGTYPHYMLKEIDEQPFVMRRIIQKYQDENGQLTIAPEVVAEVVNADRLYIIACGTSYHAGLVGKQLIEKWAKIPVEVHVASEFSYNMPLLSEKPLFIYISQSGETADSRAVLVQTKKLGHKAITITNVPGSTLSREADYTLLLHAGPEIAVASTKAYTAQIAVLAILATAAAKAKGIALDFDLKKELGIIANVMEMLCDAKEEMEKIAREYLSTTRNCFFIGRAVDYYVCLEGALKLKEISYIQAEGFAGGELKHGTIALIEDGTPVVALSTQEHVNLSIRGNVKEVVARGANPCIISMRGLETDEDRYVIPAVHPMLTPLVSVVPLQLIAYYAALHRGCDVDKPRNLAKSVTVE, via the coding sequence ATGTGCGGAATTGTCGGTTACATCGGTCAACATGATGTTAAGGAAATTTTATTGCGCGGATTAGAAAAATTGGAGTATCGCGGGTATGACTCCGCAGGCATCGCGATGTTGAACGAGGAAGGAATTCATCTTTTTAAAGAAAAAGGACGGATTGCCGATTTGCGGGCTGTTGTTGATCCAAACACCAGCGCCACTCTTGGAATCGGCCATACGCGCTGGGCGACACACGGCGCTCCGAGCCGCATCAATGCGCACCCGCACCAAAGCGCTTCTGGTCGCTTCACGCTCGTGCATAACGGGGTTATTGAGAACTATGCGATTTTGCAACAGGAGTATTTACAAGATGTGGCGCTGAAAAGTGACACGGATACGGAAATTATCGTGCAGCTTGTTGAAAAGTTTGTGAATGACGGCCTTTCTGTGGAAGAAGCGTTCCGCAAAACGTTAACCTTGCTGAAAGGTTCTTATGCGATTGCGATGATTGATGCGGAAAATCAAGAAGTTATTTATGTCGCGAAAAATAAAAGCCCGCTGCTTGTCGGAATTGGCAATGGCTTTAATGTCGTTGCGAGCGACGCGATGGCGATGCTGCAAGTGACAAACCAATTTGTCGAATTGATGGATAAAGAAATGGTCGTAGTGACGAGAGAAAGCATGACGATTAAAAATTTGAACGGCGATATCATTGAACGTGCTCCATTTACAGCGGAGTTGGATGCGAGTGACATTGAAAAAGGGACATATCCGCATTACATGTTGAAAGAAATCGATGAGCAGCCGTTTGTCATGCGCCGCATCATTCAAAAATATCAAGATGAAAACGGCCAGCTTACGATTGCACCGGAAGTAGTCGCGGAAGTGGTCAATGCGGATCGTTTATATATTATCGCTTGTGGTACAAGTTATCATGCGGGATTAGTCGGAAAACAGCTGATCGAGAAATGGGCGAAAATCCCTGTCGAAGTGCATGTTGCCAGCGAGTTTTCGTACAATATGCCGCTGTTGTCTGAAAAACCGCTGTTCATTTACATTTCTCAAAGCGGGGAAACAGCGGACAGCCGTGCGGTGCTTGTTCAAACAAAGAAACTCGGCCATAAAGCGATTACGATAACAAACGTGCCGGGCTCAACCCTTTCCCGTGAAGCGGATTATACGCTATTGCTGCATGCCGGCCCGGAAATCGCCGTCGCCTCCACGAAGGCATATACAGCGCAAATCGCTGTACTTGCGATTTTAGCGACAGCTGCTGCGAAAGCGAAAGGCATTGCGTTGGACTTCGACTTGAAAAAAGAGCTTGGCATTATCGCCAATGTAATGGAAATGTTGTGCGACGCGAAAGAGGAAATGGAAAAAATCGCCCGCGAATATTTATCAACGACGCGCAACTGCTTCTTCATCGGCCGCGCCGTTGACTATTATGTATGCCTTGAAGGGGCATTGAAATTAAAAGAGATTTCTTACATTCAAGCGGAAGGATTCGCCGGCGGAGAATTGAAGCACGGAACGATCGCCCTGATCGAAGACGGCACTCCGGTCGTTGCCTTGTCGACGCAAGAGCACGTCAACTTAAGCATCCGCGGCAACGTCAAAGAAGTTGTCGCCCGCGGCGCGAATCCATGCATTATTTCAATGAGAGGCTTGGAAACAGACGAAGACCGCTATGTCATTCCGGCGGTTCATCCGATGCTAACACCGCTCGTTTCCGTCGTGCCGTTGCAGCTCATCGCCTACTACGCGGCATTGCACCGCGGCTGCGACGTCGATAAACCACGCAACTTGGCGAAGAGTGTGACGGTCGAATAA
- the glmM gene encoding phosphoglucosamine mutase: MGKYFGTDGVRGVANRELTPELAFKIGRCGGYVLTKSEKRPKVLIGRDTRISGHMLEGALVAGLLSIGAEVMRLGVISTPGVAYLTKALGAQAGIMISASHNPVQDNGIKFFGPDGFKLSDEQEQEIEALIDSPEDMLPRPIGEALGQVNDYFEGGQKYLQYLKQTIDEDFSGIKIALDCAHGATSSLATHLFADLEADVVTMGASPNGININEGVGSTHPEALAAFVKEKGADVGLAFDGDGDRLIAVDEYGNIVDGDQIMYICAKYLKEIGRLKQQTVVSTVMSNLGFYKALEAQGIQSVQTAVGDRYVVEEMRKNGYNLGGEQSGHIIFLDYNTTGDGLLTALQLVNIMKIKEKPLSELASEVKKYPQLLVNVKVADKHKVMENEKVKAVIQEVEKEMSENGRVLVRPSGTEPLVRVMVEAPTEETCRNYVERIASVIREEMGTE; encoded by the coding sequence ATGGGTAAATATTTTGGTACTGACGGCGTTCGCGGAGTCGCGAATCGCGAGTTGACACCGGAACTGGCATTTAAAATTGGCCGCTGCGGAGGCTATGTATTGACCAAAAGCGAAAAACGGCCAAAAGTATTGATTGGCCGTGATACACGTATTTCTGGACATATGCTTGAAGGGGCGCTTGTCGCCGGATTGCTTTCGATTGGGGCGGAAGTAATGCGCCTTGGCGTGATTTCCACCCCAGGCGTTGCTTATTTGACAAAAGCATTGGGAGCGCAAGCGGGAATTATGATTTCCGCATCACATAACCCTGTTCAAGACAATGGAATTAAGTTTTTTGGCCCAGACGGTTTTAAACTTTCTGATGAACAAGAACAAGAAATTGAAGCGCTGATTGATAGCCCGGAAGATATGCTGCCAAGGCCGATCGGAGAAGCGTTGGGGCAAGTGAATGATTATTTTGAAGGCGGCCAAAAGTATTTGCAGTACTTAAAACAGACGATTGACGAAGATTTTTCGGGAATCAAAATTGCGCTTGATTGTGCACATGGGGCCACTTCGTCCCTTGCCACCCATTTATTCGCTGATTTAGAAGCGGATGTTGTGACAATGGGCGCATCGCCGAATGGCATTAACATTAACGAAGGCGTTGGCTCGACCCATCCGGAAGCGTTAGCGGCATTTGTTAAAGAAAAAGGCGCAGACGTCGGGCTCGCCTTTGATGGCGACGGGGACCGCCTGATTGCGGTAGATGAATACGGAAATATTGTGGATGGCGATCAAATTATGTACATTTGTGCGAAATATTTAAAAGAAATTGGCCGTCTTAAACAGCAAACGGTCGTTTCCACCGTGATGAGCAATCTCGGATTTTACAAAGCCCTTGAAGCGCAAGGGATCCAAAGTGTGCAAACGGCTGTCGGCGACCGTTACGTCGTGGAGGAAATGAGGAAAAATGGATATAACTTAGGCGGAGAACAATCGGGGCATATTATTTTCCTTGATTACAATACGACAGGAGATGGGCTGCTGACGGCGCTGCAGCTTGTTAATATTATGAAAATCAAAGAAAAGCCGCTTTCTGAGCTTGCAAGTGAAGTGAAAAAATATCCGCAGCTGCTTGTGAATGTGAAAGTGGCCGATAAACATAAAGTGATGGAAAACGAAAAAGTAAAAGCCGTAATTCAAGAAGTGGAAAAAGAAATGAGCGAAAACGGCCGCGTTCTTGTCCGTCCGTCCGGAACGGAACCGCTTGTGCGCGTGATGGTGGAAGCACCGACGGAAGAAACATGCCGGAACTATGTTGAACGGATTGCCTCTGTCATTCGCGAGGAAATGGGAACAGAGTAA
- a CDS encoding CdaR family protein yields MDKLMNNHWFIKIFSLLLAIMLYMSANIEKETKSGVITRNTVGQEDTETLTNVPVVVYYDEENLIVSGIPKYVNLTLQGPASIVKPTALQRDFEVYIDLTDLPLGTYTVPIKYKDISDKLKVKIHPSTIRVTIQEKVSKNFSVGVDLINKTKVPEGYTIEQPLVKPNSVTITGAKQLIDSISSVRARIDLDGATDTVTQESRVTVYDSRGNVLNLDVQPSVVEVTVPIKSPSKTVPLKINRTGSLRKGLSIVKIETIPNQVTIFGEKETIDSIEFIDGITIHLDEITKDTTLEMNVPLPKGIKSVDPSKVKIVVDVQEEKTKTLKDVPIHVVGLGDQYTVDFIDPQEGEMDVQLYGAPDVLDSIQTDDVTLYVDVSDLGVGEHEVKAELNGPQNIKWELPKKNVKIKINER; encoded by the coding sequence ATGGATAAGTTAATGAACAACCATTGGTTTATTAAAATCTTTTCTTTGCTGTTAGCGATTATGCTTTATATGTCAGCGAATATCGAAAAAGAAACAAAATCGGGAGTGATTACCCGCAATACGGTGGGGCAGGAAGATACGGAAACGCTGACGAATGTTCCTGTTGTCGTTTATTATGATGAAGAAAATTTAATTGTTTCCGGTATTCCAAAATATGTAAATCTCACTTTGCAAGGACCTGCAAGCATCGTAAAGCCGACTGCTTTGCAGCGCGACTTTGAAGTATATATCGATTTAACAGATTTACCGCTAGGAACGTATACCGTTCCAATAAAATATAAAGATATCTCTGATAAACTTAAGGTTAAAATTCATCCTTCAACAATACGAGTAACCATTCAAGAAAAAGTTTCTAAAAACTTCTCTGTCGGGGTTGATTTGATCAATAAAACTAAAGTGCCGGAAGGCTATACGATCGAACAGCCGCTTGTCAAACCAAACTCTGTCACCATCACTGGTGCCAAACAGTTAATTGATAGCATATCATCGGTAAGAGCGAGAATTGATTTAGATGGCGCGACAGATACCGTGACACAAGAATCGCGGGTAACCGTTTATGACAGCCGCGGAAATGTGCTGAATTTAGACGTGCAGCCTTCCGTAGTGGAAGTAACTGTTCCGATAAAAAGCCCAAGCAAAACGGTTCCGCTGAAAATTAATCGGACAGGATCGCTGCGGAAAGGATTAAGCATTGTCAAAATCGAAACCATCCCAAATCAAGTGACGATTTTTGGCGAAAAAGAAACAATCGATTCCATTGAATTTATTGATGGTATTACGATTCATTTAGACGAAATTACAAAAGATACAACGTTGGAAATGAATGTGCCATTGCCGAAAGGAATAAAAAGCGTTGATCCTTCCAAAGTAAAAATAGTGGTTGACGTGCAAGAAGAAAAAACAAAAACATTAAAGGATGTGCCAATTCATGTAGTAGGATTAGGGGATCAATATACGGTTGATTTTATCGATCCGCAAGAAGGAGAGATGGATGTTCAACTATATGGAGCGCCAGACGTATTGGATAGCATCCAAACGGACGATGTTACGTTGTATGTGGATGTCAGTGATTTAGGCGTTGGTGAACATGAAGTGAAAGCGGAATTAAATGGTCCGCAAAATATCAAATGGGAATTGCCGAAAAAAAATGTAAAAATTAAAATTAATGAACGATAA
- the cdaA gene encoding diadenylate cyclase CdaA yields MPFGELPILNYLGKIVDILVVWYVIYKSIMMIRGTKAVQLLKGIILIMLVHIVSNFLGLSTLQWLMDRAITWGFLALIIIFQPELRRALEQLGRGRLFSRSSANDDEEQTKMVEAIIKATEYMAKRRIGALISIERETGMGDYIETGIILNARVSSELLINIFIPNTPLHDGAVIIQKNHVAAAACYLPLSESPFISKELGTRHRAALGISEVTDSITVVVSEETGAVSITKNGELHRDLTPEQFRELLTKELVPATKATSSSRWQWRGKRHDG; encoded by the coding sequence ATGCCTTTCGGAGAGCTCCCGATTTTAAACTATTTAGGCAAGATCGTTGACATTCTTGTCGTTTGGTACGTCATATATAAATCCATTATGATGATCCGCGGGACAAAAGCAGTCCAGCTTTTAAAAGGGATTATTCTGATTATGCTCGTCCATATCGTGAGCAACTTTCTCGGCCTCAGCACATTGCAATGGTTAATGGACCGGGCAATCACATGGGGGTTTCTCGCGCTTATTATTATCTTCCAGCCGGAATTGCGGCGCGCGCTTGAGCAGCTAGGGCGGGGCAGGCTGTTTTCGCGGAGCAGCGCAAATGATGACGAAGAGCAGACGAAAATGGTTGAGGCAATTATTAAAGCGACAGAATATATGGCAAAACGGCGGATTGGTGCGTTAATTTCCATTGAACGGGAAACGGGAATGGGAGATTATATTGAAACAGGCATTATTTTGAATGCCCGTGTTTCTTCTGAACTGTTAATTAATATTTTTATCCCTAACACTCCGTTGCACGACGGGGCTGTCATTATTCAGAAAAACCATGTTGCAGCGGCTGCCTGCTATTTGCCGCTTTCCGAAAGCCCGTTTATTTCAAAAGAGCTTGGAACGCGGCATCGCGCGGCATTAGGGATCAGTGAAGTGACAGATAGTATCACGGTCGTCGTATCAGAAGAGACCGGTGCGGTATCGATCACAAAAAACGGGGAGCTGCACCGAGATTTGACTCCGGAACAGTTTCGGGAGTTGCTGACAAAAGAGTTAGTGCCAGCCACGAAGGCGACCTCCTCATCCCGTTGGCAATGGAGGGGGAAGAGACATGATGGATAA
- the rocF gene encoding arginase, with translation MKKVSIIGVPMDLGQTRRGVDMGPSAMRYAGIIERLERLHYEIEDLGDVSIGKMEWSDDEGLRLNLRNLKAVAKTNEKLAEMVDDVVQRGRFPLVLGGDHSIAIGTLAGVAKHYQNLGVIWYDAHGDLNTAETSPSGNIHGMSLAVCLGLGHPYLTKIGGYSPKVKPENVVLIGVRSLDEGEKQLIREKGIKVYTMHEVDRLGMAAVMEETIAYLQGRTDGVHLSLDLDGLDPHDAPGVGTPVIGGLTYRESHLAMEMLAEAQLITSAEFVEVNPILDERNKTASVAVGLMGSLFGEKLV, from the coding sequence GTGAAGAAAGTATCGATCATTGGAGTGCCAATGGATTTAGGGCAGACACGCCGCGGTGTGGATATGGGGCCGAGCGCCATGCGTTATGCAGGAATCATCGAGAGGCTGGAACGCCTTCATTATGAGATTGAAGATTTGGGCGATGTTTCAATTGGAAAAATGGAATGGTCTGATGATGAAGGGTTACGGCTTAATTTGCGCAATTTGAAAGCGGTTGCAAAAACAAATGAAAAATTGGCGGAGATGGTGGACGATGTAGTCCAAAGAGGTCGCTTTCCTCTTGTGCTTGGCGGCGACCATAGCATTGCCATCGGGACATTAGCTGGTGTCGCAAAGCATTATCAAAATTTGGGAGTTATTTGGTATGATGCCCATGGCGATTTAAATACAGCGGAAACTTCTCCGTCAGGGAATATTCATGGGATGTCGCTCGCTGTGTGCCTTGGTTTGGGGCATCCATATTTGACGAAGATCGGCGGATACAGTCCAAAAGTAAAACCGGAAAATGTTGTTCTTATTGGTGTCCGTTCTCTTGATGAAGGGGAAAAACAATTAATCCGTGAAAAGGGGATTAAGGTATATACGATGCATGAAGTAGATCGCCTCGGAATGGCGGCTGTGATGGAGGAAACGATTGCTTATTTGCAAGGACGGACAGACGGCGTGCATTTATCTCTTGATTTAGATGGGCTTGATCCGCACGATGCTCCGGGAGTGGGCACGCCGGTTATCGGGGGCCTTACTTATCGCGAAAGCCATTTGGCAATGGAAATGCTTGCAGAAGCGCAACTAATTACATCAGCAGAATTTGTAGAAGTGAATCCGATTTTAGATGAACGGAATAAGACTGCTTCCGTCGCGGTGGGATTGATGGGGTCCCTTTTTGGAGAAAAATTAGTGTAG